From Cyclopterus lumpus isolate fCycLum1 chromosome 4, fCycLum1.pri, whole genome shotgun sequence, a single genomic window includes:
- the rxfp3.2b gene encoding LOW QUALITY PROTEIN: relaxin family peptide receptor 3.2b (The sequence of the model RefSeq protein was modified relative to this genomic sequence to represent the inferred CDS: deleted 1 base in 1 codon), with product MQPNETGVQTLAPEPCEQPILPEDNAAVNCSGGSTGNLSLYCWLQLLSRESITEFQGDGASLVVRVMIACVYSIVCALGLVGNSLALYLLHSRYRRKQSSINCFVMGLAVTDLQFVLTLPFWAVDTALDFRWPFGRVMCKIVSSVTAMNMYASVFFLTAMSVARYYSMSSALKMHSRRAAATRAKWMSLGIWAVSLVATLPHAIYSTSVMVSDEELCLVRFPDSGSWDPQLLLGLYQLQKVLLGFLIPLIIITVCYLLLVRFILSRRIAGAGGPEVEQGRQRRRSKVTKSIVIVVLSFFLCWLPNQALTLWGVLIKFDLVPFSKAFYNVQAYAFPLTVCLAHTNSCLNPVLYCLIRQEFRAGLKELLLRATPSFRSLTHLLHRKAKVAEAPPPVLVLVQLEV from the exons ATGCAGCCGAATGAGACTGGAGTTCAAACACTGGCTCCAGAGCCATGTGAGCAGCCGATACTACCGGAGGACAACGCTGCCGTGAACTGTAGCGGCGGCTCCACCGGCAACTTGTCGCTGTACTGCTGGCTGCAGCTCCTCAGCAGGGAATCCATCACGGAATTTCAAGGAGACGGCGCCAGTTTGGTGGTGCGTGTGATGATCGCTTGTGTCTACTCCATAGTTTGTGCGCTCGGGCTGGTTGGAAACTCACTGGCTCTGTATCTGCTGCACTCCCGGTACAGGCGAAAGCAGTCGTCCATCAACTGCTTCGTGATGGGGCTGGCCGTCACGGACCTCCAGTTTGTTCTGACTCTACCTTTCTGGGCGGTGGACACGGCCCTGGACTTCCGCTGGCCGTTTGGCCGAGTGATGTGCAAAATCGTCAGCTCCGTCACCGCCATGAACATGTACGCCAGTGTGTTCTTCCTCACCGCTATGAGCGTGGCGCGTTATTACTCCATGTCCTCCGCGCTGAAGATGCACAGCCGGCGGGCGGCGGCCACTAGAGCCAAGTGGATGAGCCTGGGAATCTGGGCGGTCTCTCTGGTGGCCACTTTGCCCCACGCCATCTACTCCACCAGCGTCATGGTGTCGGATGAGGAGCTTTGCCTGGTGCGCTTCCCAGACTCAGGCAGCTGGGATCCACAGCTTCTTTTGGGTCTCTACCAGCTGCAGAAGGTCTTGCTGGGTTTCCTCATCCCTTTGATCATAATCACCGTCTGCTACCTGCTGCTAGTGCGCTTCATCCTCAGCCGACGCATCGCAGGTGCG GGGGGCCCAGAGGTGGAGCAGGGCCGGCAAAGGCGTCGCTCCAAAGTGACCAAATCCATCGTCATCGTGGTTCTGTCCTTCTTTCTTTGCTGGCTGCCCAATCAGGCGCTGACGCTGTGGGGCGTGCTGATAAAGTTCGACCTCGTGCCCTTCAGCAAGGCCTTCTACAACGTGCAGGCCTACGCCTTCCCGCTGACCGTGTGCTTGGCACACACCAACAGCTGCCTCAACCCCGTGCTCTACTGCTTGATCCGCCAAGAGTTTCGGGCCGGGCTCAAGGAACTTCTCCTCCGCGCCACGCCATCCTTCAGGAGCCTGACCCATCTGCTGCATCGCAAGGCCAAAGTGGCCGAGGCGCCGCCGCCTGTCCTCGTGCTGGTCCAACTGGAGGTCTGA